The following coding sequences are from one Eucalyptus grandis isolate ANBG69807.140 chromosome 11, ASM1654582v1, whole genome shotgun sequence window:
- the LOC120289672 gene encoding rust resistance kinase Lr10-like, with protein sequence MIVKFILGAPCMMALLICKWRRRHLAMDQNVEEFLQSNNNLLPIRYSYSDIRKITSGLKDKLGEGGYGSVFKGRLRSGREVAVKILKKGKTNGQDFINEVATIGRIHHVNIVGLIGYCFEGSKQALVYDFMHNGSLEKHIFSQGQGISLECKEVYKIALGVARGIEYLHRGCDIQILHFDIKPHNILLDKDFTPKVSDFGLARLYPTDYNTVSLTAARGTLGYMAPELVFKNLGGVSYKADVYSFGKLLMEMATRRKNEDKVTGCSSHTYFPLWVHDQLSKELEIPMEVSEDERKIIKKMIIAALWCIQWNPNDRPSMQKVLKMLEGEVDDLQISPKPLFYATEMSRKDDGTFTDKGNNTISTTSTSAITYEDSYLEFTSISITQV encoded by the coding sequence ATGATTGTGAAATTCATCTTGGGGGCCCCATGCATGATGGCGTTACTAATATGCAAATGGAGGAGAAGACACTTAGCAATGGATCAAAATgttgaagaatttttgcaatCTAACAATAACTTATTGCCAATAAGGTATTCTTACTCGGACATTAGGAAAATCACGAGTGGCCTTAAGGATAAACTAGGTGAGGGAGGGTACGGGTCCGTGTTCAAAGGAAGACTTCGGAGCGGCCGTGAGGTGGCGGTCAAGATTCTAAAGAAGGGAAAAACGAATGGGCAGGACTTCATCAACGAAGTAGCTACCATTGGCAGAATTCATCATGTTAATATTGTTGGACTCATTGGTTATTGCTTTGAGGGCTCTAAACAAGCTCTTGTCTACGATTTCATGCACAATGGATCTTTGGAAAAGCACATTTTCTCACAAGGACAAGGGATTTCTCTTGAATGCAAGGAAGTGTATAAGATTGCTCTCGGAGTGGCTAGGGGGATTGAATATCTTCATCGAGGATGCGATATCCAAATTTTACACTTTGATATTAAGCCTCATAACATTCTTCTAGACAAGGATTTCACCCCAAAAGTTTCTGACTTTGGGCTTGCAAGATTGTATCCAACGGATTACAACACCGTATCTCTGACTGCCGCAAGAGGAACCTTGGGATACATGGCTCCGGAGCTCGTCTTCAAGAACCTTGGAGGCGTCTCTTACAAAGCCGATGTCTATAGTTTTGGAAAattgttgatggaaatggcCACTAGAAGGAAGAATGAGGACAAGGTTACAGGGTGTTCGAGTCACACTTACTTTCCTTTATGGGTTCATGACCAACTTAGTAAAGAATTGGAAATTCCAATGGAAGTTAGTGAGGACgagaggaaaataataaagaaaatgataatagcTGCTCTTTGGTGCATACAATGGAATCCTAACGATCGCCCTTCGATGCAGAAAGTCTTGAAAATGCTTGAAGGAGAAGTAGATGATCTACAAATATCTCCCAAGCCACTCTTTTATGCAACAGAAATGTCAAGAAAGGATGATGGAACTTTTACTGACAAAGGCAATAATACCATATCCACTACATCAACTAGTGCAATAACTTATGAAGATTCTTATCTTGAGTTTACTAGTATTAGCATTACACAAGTATAG